GATGTGGCTTAACTATCCGCACATGCCTACCGGAACCCCAGCGGATGCTGAGGTATTATCGGAGCTTATTGCCCTGGCCAGAGAGAAGCAGTTTCTTATCTGTCATGATAATCCTTATAGCCTGGTGCTAAACAGGAAGCAACCTCTGAGTATATTATCCCTGCCGGGAGCTAAGGAGGTATGTATAGAGTTTAACTCACTCAGTAAATCGCATAACATGGCGGGCTGGCGAGTAGGCTGGCTTAGCGGAGCAAAGTCATACCTCTCTGAGATTCTAAAGATCAAAAGCAATATAGACTCTGGTATGTTTCGTGGCATACAGGATGCTGCCATAGCGGCACTGCAAAACTCAGAAGCATGGCATCAGGAGCGTAACGCGATATATGCAGAGCGTAGAAAGCTTGTTTTTAAGCTACTGGATATGCTGGAGTGTAGCTATTATAAAGAGCAGGAAGGCATGTTTGTCTGGGCTAAAATTCCTGATAAGGAAAGCTCTTCTGAAAAATTTATAGATCGCATTTTATATAATTGTCATGTTTTTTTAACCCCTGGTTTTATATTTGGGCAGAAAGGCGATAGGTACATACGTGTGTCTTTATGT
This window of the Porifericola rhodea genome carries:
- a CDS encoding pyridoxal phosphate-dependent aminotransferase; this translates as MIISTARRLQNVKEYYFSTKLQEIRRMREDGLDVINMGIGSPDLAPSEATIDALYQSARQADHHGYQPYQGIAELRQAIADWYSKTYGVSLDPNGEVLPLMGSKEGITHVSFTFLDAGDEVLVPELGYPAYTSVTHMAEAKVRSYPLREADWQPNLEAMRKEDYSRVKLMWLNYPHMPTGTPADAEVLSELIALAREKQFLICHDNPYSLVLNRKQPLSILSLPGAKEVCIEFNSLSKSHNMAGWRVGWLSGAKSYLSEILKIKSNIDSGMFRGIQDAAIAALQNSEAWHQERNAIYAERRKLVFKLLDMLECSYYKEQEGMFVWAKIPDKESSSEKFIDRILYNCHVFLTPGFIFGQKGDRYIRVSLCNQNNILIESLNRVKNFV